One part of the Anaeromyxobacter sp. Fw109-5 genome encodes these proteins:
- a CDS encoding LysR family transcriptional regulator produces METPWTSGTYFVEIVRRGGFTRAADAIRVAQPALSSAIRNLEAELGVRLLNRGGRQVTLTPDGRAFLAHAEEILSRVRGLELEMQERQGLVRGELVVALPAMLATYAFPGVLSAFRVRHPRLRLAVETGGARTIEHRIAAGAVDVGIVARDGVREDLVYRRLLRDEVVACVARGHPLAGRRSLSVEQLAKEPLLLFGPGFFQRDLVLAAIEARGLKAQIALESDLVPLLLDAASRGGGITTVLRMAAESEPRVIPLSLRPAVFIEAGIAWKAGAYLSRAARAFVEFVLEAELPGAET; encoded by the coding sequence ATGGAGACGCCATGGACCTCCGGCACGTACTTCGTCGAGATCGTCCGCCGGGGCGGCTTCACGCGCGCCGCCGACGCGATCCGCGTGGCGCAGCCCGCCCTCAGCTCCGCGATCCGGAACCTGGAGGCGGAGCTGGGCGTCAGGCTCCTCAACCGAGGAGGGCGCCAGGTCACGCTCACTCCCGACGGGCGTGCGTTCCTGGCGCACGCGGAGGAGATCCTGAGCCGCGTTCGGGGACTCGAGCTGGAGATGCAGGAACGGCAAGGACTCGTGCGCGGTGAGCTGGTCGTGGCGCTCCCGGCGATGCTCGCGACGTACGCCTTCCCCGGCGTGCTCTCGGCCTTCCGAGTTCGCCACCCGCGCCTCCGCCTCGCCGTCGAGACGGGCGGGGCGCGCACCATCGAGCACCGGATCGCGGCGGGCGCCGTCGATGTCGGGATCGTGGCTCGCGACGGCGTACGCGAGGACCTGGTCTACCGTCGCTTGCTCCGGGACGAGGTCGTCGCGTGCGTCGCCCGAGGACACCCGCTCGCGGGCCGCCGGAGCCTCTCCGTCGAGCAGCTCGCGAAGGAGCCGCTCCTCCTGTTCGGACCGGGGTTCTTCCAGCGGGACCTCGTGCTCGCCGCGATCGAGGCGCGCGGCCTGAAGGCGCAGATTGCGCTCGAGTCCGACCTGGTCCCGCTGCTCCTCGACGCGGCCTCGCGCGGCGGGGGAATCACGACCGTCCTGCGGATGGCGGCCGAGTCCGAACCTCGCGTGATCCCGCTGTCGCTCAGGCCAGCCGTCTTCATCGAGGCGGGGATCGCCTGGAAGGCGGGAG
- a CDS encoding thioesterase family protein has product MKSTLAPGVSLTFRYQVPETKTVPHVFPESPRFVEMPQVFATAFMVGLLEWACIEAMQPHLDGGEQSVGTGIWVTHGAATPPGFTVTVDVAVTKVEGRRLTFSVRAHDGVDAICEGTHERFVIDRARFDRKIQEKLAASTSC; this is encoded by the coding sequence ATGAAGAGCACCCTCGCCCCCGGCGTGTCGCTGACGTTCAGATACCAGGTGCCAGAGACCAAGACCGTCCCCCACGTCTTTCCGGAGTCTCCGCGGTTCGTCGAGATGCCCCAGGTCTTCGCGACGGCGTTCATGGTCGGGCTCTTGGAGTGGGCGTGCATCGAAGCGATGCAGCCGCACCTCGATGGCGGCGAGCAGTCGGTCGGCACGGGCATCTGGGTCACCCACGGCGCGGCGACGCCGCCCGGATTCACGGTCACCGTCGACGTCGCGGTGACCAAGGTGGAGGGCCGGCGGCTCACGTTCTCGGTGCGTGCGCACGACGGGGTCGACGCGATCTGCGAGGGCACGCACGAGCGGTTCGTCATCGATCGCGCGCGGTTCGACCGCAAGATCCAGGAGAAGCTCGCCGCCTCGACCTCCTGCTGA
- a CDS encoding anaerobic sulfatase maturase yields MAAPATAAFHVLAKPAGASCNLDCKYCFYLEKERLHPGSTFRMSDEVLEAFVRQRLEAGRDGAVTIAWQGGEPTLMGLDFFRRSIAVEQRYRRPGTTVEHVLQTNATLLDDEWCAFLAEHDFLVGVSIDGPRALHDAFRVDRGGGPTFDRVMRGVRLLRARGVRLNALAAVHAANAAYPVDVYRFLKEEVSPFIQLIPIVERDEAKGAGAVTARSVRAEDYGRFLVEIFDEWIREDVGDVFVQAFDVALESWVLGRSSLCVFAETCGDAVVLEHRGDVYSCDHFVDGAHRLGDVRETPLAELVASDRQRRFGSDKRDTLPDYCRRCDVRFACHGGCPKDRFAETPDGEPGLNYLCAGYRTFFRHVDGPMRAMAALLRAGRPAADVRRAFAEVARSHA; encoded by the coding sequence ATGGCCGCGCCCGCGACAGCGGCGTTCCATGTCCTCGCCAAGCCGGCGGGTGCGAGCTGCAACCTCGACTGCAAGTACTGCTTCTACCTCGAGAAGGAGCGGCTCCATCCGGGCTCGACGTTCCGGATGTCCGACGAGGTCCTCGAGGCCTTCGTGCGGCAGCGGCTCGAGGCGGGGCGGGACGGCGCCGTCACCATCGCGTGGCAGGGTGGCGAGCCGACGCTGATGGGCCTCGACTTCTTCCGGCGGTCGATCGCGGTCGAGCAGCGGTACCGGCGCCCCGGCACCACGGTCGAGCACGTGCTCCAGACGAACGCCACGCTGCTCGACGACGAGTGGTGCGCGTTCCTCGCCGAGCACGACTTCCTCGTCGGAGTCTCCATCGACGGCCCGCGCGCGCTGCACGACGCCTTCCGGGTGGACAGGGGCGGCGGTCCGACCTTCGATCGCGTGATGCGCGGCGTGCGGCTCCTGCGCGCCCGCGGCGTCCGCCTCAACGCGCTCGCCGCGGTGCACGCCGCGAACGCGGCGTACCCGGTGGACGTGTACCGCTTCCTGAAGGAGGAGGTGTCGCCGTTCATCCAGCTCATCCCCATCGTCGAGCGGGACGAGGCGAAGGGCGCGGGCGCGGTGACCGCGCGCTCCGTGCGCGCCGAGGACTACGGCCGGTTCCTCGTCGAGATCTTCGACGAGTGGATCCGCGAGGACGTCGGCGACGTGTTCGTGCAGGCGTTCGACGTGGCGCTCGAGTCGTGGGTCCTGGGCCGCTCTTCGCTCTGCGTGTTCGCGGAGACGTGCGGCGACGCCGTCGTGCTCGAGCACCGCGGCGACGTCTACTCGTGCGATCACTTCGTCGACGGCGCGCACCGCCTCGGCGACGTGCGGGAGACGCCGCTCGCCGAGCTCGTGGCGTCGGACCGGCAGCGCAGGTTCGGGAGCGACAAGCGCGACACCCTCCCGGACTACTGCCGCCGCTGCGACGTCCGGTTCGCCTGCCACGGCGGCTGCCCCAAGGACCGGTTCGCCGAGACGCCGGACGGCGAGCCCGGGCTCAACTACCTCTGCGCGGGGTACCGGACGTTCTTCCGGCACGTGGATGGGCCGATGCGGGCGATGGCCGCGCTCCTCCGCGCCGGCCGGCCGGCGGCGGACGTCCGGAGAGCTTTCGCGGAGGTGGCGCGCTCGCACGCTTGA
- a CDS encoding arylsulfatase, with the protein MAAEKNGFPRHVEREVYPKPEHRFAGAKIGLTHEDSRPDYPAPEQAPPHAANVVIVLLDDAGWAVSSAYGGLCRMPTAERLAREGLQYCAFHTTALCAPTRAALLTGRNHHSAATGVVAEMATGYPGYSGMIPRSCAMISEILSQNGWATGWWGKNHNVPDGHTSAAGPFDHWPSRRGFDYFYGFVGGETDQFYPALYRDTTPVAPPRTPEEGYHLTTDLADDCIAWMRRQKAIAPERPLFVHFAPGAVHGPHQPPLAWRGRNAGRFDMGWDRCRELVHARQLELGVIPPATRLTPRPAELPAWDSFGPEERRLFARQMENFADFQEHTDFEVGRLVEALEALGELENTLFLYILGDNGSSAEGSLHGTINETASMSGVEPPLAQTLARIDEIGLPGTWPHYAVGWAWAGDTPYQWVKQVASHFGGTRNGLVVSWPAWIADRGAKRFQFHHVVDVVPTLLEVAGIAEPAMVDGVTQKPIEGVSMAYTFDRLNADAPTRKETQYFEMLGNRGMYRDGWFAACRHGRLPWETSGSADFAEDRWELYDLRDDFSQAEDLAARHPEKLRELRDLFLAEAAKHGVLPLDDRFVERSDPSLRPGFFTGRTRLVLDPGLVRLPEGSAPRTANVDHVLTVMAELPEGGAEGVLACMGGDCSGWTLFVDGGRLRYHYNRFDYDRYDVVSDAPLPAGRVELRLEFRCDDPRKRGGGATVRLLCDGRVVGEGRVEKQVTGRFGECFDVGQDSLSPVWGGYRDRLPFRFTGIIQRVHLELGEAAEPTAAERLEEQIRFD; encoded by the coding sequence ATGGCGGCTGAGAAGAACGGCTTTCCGAGGCACGTGGAGCGCGAGGTCTACCCGAAGCCGGAGCACCGCTTCGCCGGCGCGAAGATCGGCCTCACGCACGAGGACTCGCGCCCCGACTACCCGGCGCCCGAGCAGGCGCCGCCGCACGCGGCGAACGTGGTGATCGTGCTGCTCGACGACGCCGGCTGGGCGGTGTCGAGCGCGTACGGGGGGCTCTGCCGGATGCCGACGGCGGAGCGGCTCGCTCGCGAAGGGCTGCAGTACTGCGCGTTCCACACGACGGCGCTGTGCGCGCCGACGCGCGCGGCGCTGCTCACCGGCCGGAACCACCACTCCGCCGCGACGGGTGTCGTGGCCGAGATGGCGACCGGCTATCCCGGCTACTCGGGGATGATCCCGCGGAGCTGCGCGATGATCTCGGAGATCCTGTCGCAGAACGGCTGGGCGACGGGCTGGTGGGGCAAGAACCACAACGTGCCCGATGGTCACACGAGCGCGGCCGGGCCGTTCGACCACTGGCCGAGCCGGCGTGGCTTCGACTACTTCTACGGGTTCGTCGGCGGCGAGACGGATCAGTTCTATCCCGCGCTGTATCGCGACACGACGCCCGTCGCGCCGCCGAGGACACCGGAGGAGGGGTATCACCTCACCACGGACCTCGCGGACGACTGCATCGCCTGGATGCGCCGCCAGAAGGCGATCGCGCCGGAGCGACCGCTGTTCGTGCACTTCGCGCCCGGCGCCGTCCACGGCCCGCACCAGCCGCCGCTCGCGTGGCGCGGCCGCAACGCGGGGCGGTTCGACATGGGCTGGGACCGCTGCCGCGAGCTCGTCCACGCGCGCCAGCTCGAGCTCGGCGTCATCCCCCCCGCAACGCGCCTGACGCCGCGCCCCGCGGAGCTGCCGGCCTGGGACTCCTTCGGTCCGGAGGAGCGGCGGCTCTTCGCGCGCCAGATGGAGAACTTCGCCGACTTCCAGGAGCACACCGACTTCGAGGTCGGCCGCCTCGTCGAGGCGCTCGAGGCGCTCGGCGAGCTCGAGAACACGCTCTTCCTCTACATCCTCGGCGACAACGGCTCGAGCGCGGAGGGGAGCCTCCACGGCACGATCAACGAGACGGCGTCGATGAGCGGCGTCGAGCCGCCGCTCGCGCAGACCCTCGCGCGCATCGACGAGATCGGGCTCCCCGGGACCTGGCCGCACTACGCCGTGGGCTGGGCGTGGGCGGGCGACACTCCGTACCAGTGGGTGAAGCAGGTCGCCTCGCACTTCGGCGGGACGCGCAACGGCCTCGTCGTGAGCTGGCCCGCGTGGATCGCGGATCGCGGCGCGAAGCGGTTCCAGTTCCACCACGTCGTGGACGTGGTGCCGACCCTGCTCGAGGTGGCCGGGATCGCGGAGCCGGCGATGGTCGACGGCGTGACGCAGAAGCCGATCGAGGGCGTCAGCATGGCCTACACGTTCGACCGGCTGAACGCGGACGCGCCCACCCGCAAGGAGACGCAGTACTTCGAGATGCTCGGCAATCGCGGCATGTACCGCGACGGCTGGTTCGCGGCCTGCCGCCACGGACGGCTCCCGTGGGAGACGAGCGGCAGCGCCGACTTCGCCGAGGACCGCTGGGAGCTGTACGACCTGCGCGACGACTTCAGCCAGGCCGAGGACCTCGCGGCGCGCCATCCGGAGAAGCTGCGCGAGCTGCGGGACCTGTTCCTCGCCGAGGCCGCGAAGCACGGGGTGCTGCCGCTCGACGACCGCTTCGTGGAGCGGTCCGATCCGTCGCTGCGCCCCGGGTTCTTCACCGGGCGGACCCGGCTGGTGCTCGATCCCGGCCTCGTGCGGCTGCCGGAGGGCAGCGCGCCGCGGACGGCGAACGTGGACCACGTCCTCACGGTCATGGCCGAGCTCCCGGAGGGCGGCGCGGAAGGCGTCCTCGCCTGCATGGGCGGGGACTGCTCTGGGTGGACGCTGTTCGTCGACGGCGGCCGGCTCCGCTACCACTACAACCGCTTCGACTACGATCGGTACGACGTCGTCTCCGACGCGCCGCTCCCGGCCGGCCGCGTGGAGCTGCGCCTCGAGTTCCGGTGCGACGATCCGCGCAAGCGGGGAGGCGGCGCGACGGTGCGGCTCCTCTGCGACGGCCGCGTCGTCGGCGAGGGGCGGGTCGAGAAGCAGGTGACCGGCAGGTTCGGGGAGTGCTTCGACGTGGGGCAGGACTCGCTCTCGCCGGTGTGGGGCGGCTACCGCGATCGCCTCCCGTTCCGGTTCACGGGGATCATCCAGCGCGTCCACCTCGAGCTCGGCGAGGCGGCGGAGCCGACCGCGGCGGAGCGGCTCGAGGAGCAGATCCGGTTCGACTGA
- a CDS encoding SulP family inorganic anion transporter, translated as MRTTTLPRDTLAGLLNAVVSVPDGLASAALAGVNPVYGLYTSIAAPLGGSPIVSAQLMQIATTSAAALVAGQAVAAQPAERRAEAIFLLAIVAGLFLAVFGLLRLGRLARFVSHAVMTGFLAGVAVVLILDQLAPLVGFAARGRNPVGELANLVANVDRFDLRTVVVGVLALALASGLGRTRLATWSSLVALLVPTILVLVAGWESVRQVEDVSPIPRGLPLPALPRLDLVSAELIASAFALAVVIAVQGVGVSQTVENPDGRPVDASRDLLAQGAANVASGLLSGIPAGGSVGQTALNVAVGARSRWAGILSGVWMLVIVLLVPGLVGLVPMAALAALMIVAGLGALDLREARSIWATSRAARWAITVTFAATLVLSVPAAVGVGVLLSIILHLASESDVTVRALVRLPDGRFAEEQPPPRLPSEEVTVVHVQGSLFFAGARRLEEALPSPAGAVRPVVVLRLRGRTRIGATLIEVLDSYADELEAVGGRLYLSGVEGAVRDQLRRTGKLDLERVVRVVPATTILGESTAQALASASAWLGRSRARRPRAGRAASSPPGRR; from the coding sequence ATGCGAACGACCACGCTGCCCAGGGATACGCTCGCCGGCCTGCTCAACGCGGTGGTGAGCGTGCCCGACGGGCTCGCCTCGGCGGCGCTCGCGGGCGTGAACCCCGTGTACGGCCTGTACACGAGCATCGCGGCGCCCCTCGGCGGGAGCCCGATCGTGAGCGCCCAGCTGATGCAGATCGCGACGACGAGCGCCGCCGCGCTCGTCGCCGGTCAGGCGGTCGCAGCCCAACCCGCAGAGCGCCGCGCGGAGGCGATCTTCCTCCTCGCCATCGTCGCCGGGCTGTTCCTCGCGGTCTTCGGCCTCCTCCGGCTCGGCCGTCTCGCCCGCTTCGTCTCTCACGCGGTGATGACCGGCTTCCTCGCCGGCGTCGCGGTGGTGCTGATCCTGGATCAGCTCGCGCCCCTCGTCGGGTTCGCCGCTCGGGGACGCAACCCCGTGGGCGAGCTCGCGAACCTCGTCGCCAACGTCGACCGGTTCGACCTTCGCACCGTCGTGGTCGGCGTGCTGGCGCTCGCCCTCGCGTCGGGGCTCGGCCGCACGCGGCTCGCGACGTGGTCGTCCCTCGTCGCGCTCCTCGTGCCGACGATCCTGGTCCTCGTCGCGGGGTGGGAGAGCGTGAGGCAGGTCGAGGACGTCAGCCCGATCCCGCGCGGCCTTCCGCTCCCCGCGCTCCCGCGCCTCGATCTCGTCTCCGCAGAGCTGATCGCCTCGGCGTTCGCGCTCGCGGTCGTCATCGCGGTCCAGGGTGTGGGCGTCAGCCAGACGGTGGAGAACCCCGACGGCCGCCCCGTCGATGCGTCGCGCGACCTGCTCGCACAGGGGGCGGCCAACGTGGCGAGCGGGCTGCTCTCCGGGATCCCCGCGGGTGGCTCGGTCGGGCAGACCGCGCTCAACGTCGCCGTCGGCGCTCGGAGCCGCTGGGCGGGGATCCTGTCGGGCGTGTGGATGCTCGTGATCGTGCTGCTCGTGCCCGGGCTGGTCGGCCTGGTCCCGATGGCCGCGCTCGCCGCCCTCATGATCGTCGCGGGTCTCGGCGCGCTCGACCTGCGCGAGGCGCGGTCGATCTGGGCGACGAGCCGCGCGGCGCGCTGGGCGATCACGGTGACCTTCGCCGCGACGCTCGTGCTGTCGGTGCCGGCTGCGGTCGGGGTCGGTGTGCTCCTGTCGATCATCCTGCACCTCGCGTCCGAGAGCGACGTCACGGTGCGGGCGCTGGTGCGGCTCCCCGACGGCCGGTTCGCGGAGGAGCAGCCGCCGCCGCGCCTCCCCAGCGAGGAGGTCACCGTGGTGCACGTGCAAGGCAGCCTCTTCTTCGCCGGCGCGCGGCGCCTCGAGGAGGCGCTCCCGAGCCCCGCGGGCGCGGTCCGCCCGGTGGTGGTGCTGCGGCTCCGGGGAAGGACGCGCATCGGCGCGACGCTCATCGAGGTGCTCGATTCGTACGCCGACGAGCTCGAGGCGGTCGGCGGTCGCCTCTACCTGAGCGGCGTGGAGGGCGCCGTCCGGGATCAGCTCCGGCGCACCGGGAAGCTCGATCTCGAGCGCGTGGTGCGCGTCGTTCCGGCGACGACGATCCTCGGCGAGTCGACGGCGCAGGCCCTCGCGTCGGCGAGCGCATGGCTCGGGCGGAGCCGCGCCCGGCGGCCGCGCGCGGGCAGAGCAGCGTCGAGCCCGCCAGGCCGGCGGTGA
- a CDS encoding bile acid:sodium symporter family protein, with protein sequence MTELLSRLSGATVYVFAAASMLSLGLGHSLGEIVAPLRDVRIVLRVLVPNFVFVPVIAVGVAGYLSLDRSLEIGLILIGMAAGAPFLVKLTEHAEHDVALSATLLLLLLPATVVFMTVFVPIAAPDAANVDAVAIARPLELTMLVPMTVGFLVRGRSPRWAARVRPALGKLSSASLVVMVATVVVLNLRAILDVFGTGAILAALLLVALAFVVGYGFGGPSDESRGVLGLATAQRNIAAATVVASESFHDPRTLVMVVTSSLVALGVLFPVAKVLRKRARGDAGPWIPRRRTT encoded by the coding sequence ATGACCGAGCTCCTCTCACGCCTTTCGGGGGCGACGGTCTATGTCTTCGCCGCCGCCAGCATGCTGTCGCTCGGGCTGGGACACTCGCTGGGCGAGATCGTCGCGCCGCTCCGCGACGTGCGGATCGTCCTTCGCGTGCTCGTCCCGAACTTCGTCTTCGTCCCGGTGATCGCCGTGGGCGTGGCCGGATACCTGTCACTCGATCGCTCGCTCGAGATCGGCCTGATCCTCATCGGCATGGCGGCAGGGGCGCCGTTCCTCGTCAAGCTGACCGAGCACGCCGAGCACGACGTCGCGCTGAGCGCGACGCTGCTCCTGCTCCTCCTCCCCGCCACCGTCGTCTTCATGACGGTGTTCGTGCCGATCGCCGCACCGGACGCCGCGAACGTCGACGCCGTCGCCATCGCGCGGCCGCTGGAGCTGACGATGCTCGTGCCGATGACGGTCGGCTTCCTCGTACGCGGGCGCTCGCCCCGCTGGGCGGCGCGCGTCAGGCCGGCGCTCGGCAAGCTGTCCAGCGCCTCGCTCGTCGTGATGGTCGCGACGGTCGTGGTCCTGAACCTGCGCGCGATCCTCGACGTGTTCGGGACGGGCGCGATCCTCGCGGCGCTGCTGCTGGTCGCGTTGGCGTTCGTCGTCGGCTACGGGTTCGGCGGTCCGAGCGACGAGAGCCGCGGCGTGCTCGGGCTCGCCACCGCGCAGCGCAACATCGCGGCGGCGACGGTGGTCGCCTCCGAGAGCTTCCACGATCCGCGGACGCTCGTGATGGTGGTGACCTCGTCGCTCGTGGCGCTCGGCGTGCTGTTCCCGGTCGCCAAGGTGCTGCGCAAGCGCGCCCGGGGGGACGCGGGGCCCTGGATCCCGCGCCGTCGGACCACCTAG
- a CDS encoding TetR/AcrR family transcriptional regulator encodes MPQVLKDEVRDRILGAALEVFAERGYEGATMIAIAERAGVGTASTYRYFAGKRELFETLVTPELAERFESLLDRRVHALSAALSAGGRGADDLGDQMFRFWVENRLAVVILLDRAAGTAYARFGERFVQRLVASTLAELEASAGRGATGVARKVLTEIFESTRRSLAALLEDHPDERSLREAIEAFWSYQVPGIHGFARWVRGDPRRGRTSKSAPGRSRGR; translated from the coding sequence ATGCCCCAGGTTCTCAAGGACGAGGTCCGCGACCGGATCCTCGGCGCCGCGCTCGAGGTGTTCGCCGAGCGCGGCTACGAGGGCGCGACCATGATCGCCATCGCGGAGCGCGCGGGCGTCGGGACCGCGAGCACCTACCGCTACTTCGCGGGCAAGCGCGAGCTGTTCGAGACCCTCGTCACACCCGAGCTGGCGGAGCGGTTCGAGTCGTTGCTCGACCGGCGCGTGCACGCGCTGAGCGCGGCTCTCTCCGCCGGCGGGCGCGGCGCCGACGACCTCGGCGACCAGATGTTTCGCTTCTGGGTCGAGAATCGGCTCGCGGTGGTGATCCTGCTGGACCGCGCCGCCGGGACCGCCTACGCCCGGTTCGGAGAACGCTTCGTGCAGCGGCTGGTCGCGTCCACCCTCGCGGAGCTGGAGGCGAGCGCCGGCCGTGGCGCGACCGGCGTCGCCCGGAAGGTGCTCACGGAGATCTTCGAGAGCACTCGCCGATCACTCGCGGCGCTCCTCGAGGACCACCCCGACGAGCGCAGCTTGCGCGAAGCGATCGAGGCGTTCTGGAGCTACCAGGTCCCTGGGATACACGGGTTCGCCCGCTGGGTGCGAGGTGATCCGCGGCGGGGCAGGACGTCCAAGAGCGCGCCGGGACGCTCGAGGGGTCGCTGA
- a CDS encoding amidase has translation MAQAELVARREVAPSELLDAFAERCEALNPLLRAIPTVDLERARSARLRPGPFSGVPFLVKDATPYPGLRWSVGARLFRHNVAPQGVPYVDRIDQAGLVTVGKSATSELGLLGSTETLLEGITHNPWDLSLSASGSSGGAAAAVAAGIVPFAHGNDAGGSIRIPASVCGLFGFKPSRDRCVPASLPSEFSALVSDHCISRSVRDSALFLSVTEDPDGALPAVGYVQAPVARALRIAAWTRTLMDDEPEPEVRRAHDEAVALCLSLGHEVEPVVPPAVDGPALGDAFFLVAGSAVAALLEMVDRMRGHPVQHDELEPFTWALADELARRGAGALAGARRVFAASTEAYVAATRGFDAVLSPTLATRPWRIGHLSPVLPREELIRRTARSVGYTPIHNVAGCPAMSVPLHWSDDGVPVGVHFAAARGADALLLGLAYQLEEARPWRDRWAPFSYPRLFDA, from the coding sequence GTGGCCCAAGCCGAACTCGTCGCCCGGCGCGAGGTCGCGCCGTCCGAGCTGCTCGACGCCTTCGCCGAGCGCTGCGAGGCGCTGAACCCGCTGCTGCGCGCGATTCCGACGGTCGACCTCGAGCGCGCCCGGTCGGCCAGGCTCCGTCCTGGCCCATTCTCCGGCGTCCCCTTCCTCGTGAAGGATGCGACGCCGTACCCCGGCCTGCGCTGGTCGGTGGGGGCGCGGCTCTTCCGCCACAACGTGGCACCACAGGGCGTGCCTTACGTCGATCGCATCGACCAGGCGGGGCTCGTGACGGTAGGCAAGAGCGCGACCTCCGAGCTCGGGCTGCTCGGCAGCACCGAGACCTTGCTCGAGGGCATCACCCACAATCCATGGGACCTTTCGCTGTCCGCGTCGGGGTCTTCAGGCGGCGCGGCCGCCGCGGTGGCCGCCGGGATCGTCCCGTTCGCACACGGAAACGACGCGGGCGGCTCGATCCGGATCCCGGCCTCGGTGTGCGGCCTGTTCGGCTTCAAGCCCAGCCGGGACCGCTGCGTCCCCGCGAGCTTGCCCTCGGAGTTCAGCGCGCTGGTCTCCGACCACTGCATCAGCCGCTCGGTGCGGGACAGCGCCCTGTTCCTCTCCGTGACCGAGGACCCCGACGGCGCCCTTCCCGCCGTCGGCTACGTGCAGGCGCCCGTCGCCCGAGCGCTCCGGATCGCGGCCTGGACCCGGACGCTGATGGATGACGAGCCGGAGCCCGAGGTGCGGCGCGCCCACGACGAGGCGGTGGCGCTCTGCCTCTCGCTCGGGCACGAGGTCGAGCCCGTCGTGCCGCCGGCCGTCGACGGGCCAGCCCTCGGCGACGCGTTCTTCCTCGTGGCGGGCTCTGCGGTGGCCGCGCTCCTCGAGATGGTCGACCGGATGCGCGGGCACCCGGTCCAGCACGACGAGCTCGAGCCGTTCACCTGGGCGCTCGCGGACGAGCTCGCTCGGCGCGGCGCCGGCGCGCTCGCCGGGGCTCGCCGGGTCTTCGCGGCCTCGACCGAGGCCTACGTCGCGGCCACCCGTGGTTTCGACGCGGTGCTCAGCCCCACCTTGGCGACCCGGCCGTGGCGCATCGGCCACCTCTCGCCCGTGCTGCCTAGGGAGGAGCTGATCCGGCGCACGGCGCGCTCGGTCGGCTACACCCCCATCCACAACGTCGCCGGGTGCCCGGCGATGTCGGTGCCCCTCCACTGGAGCGACGACGGCGTCCCCGTCGGCGTCCACTTCGCCGCGGCGCGGGGCGCGGACGCGCTGCTGCTCGGACTCGCGTACCAGCTCGAGGAGGCGCGGCCGTGGCGCGATCGCTGGGCGCCGTTCTCGTATCCGCGGCTTTTCGACGCCTGA
- the rnk gene encoding nucleoside diphosphate kinase regulator, translating into MSRRSVVKDDRGYLVDVVGALRTDRLLLTEQDAARLRATLARASLESMASADARGENAVELLATALRSAIVVPPDRIPAEVVTMRSRLVLEDVASGARREVVLVYPEEERTHEGHVSVLSPVGVALLGLSEGALVGWPLPSGRTAVLQVESVQYQPEAVEEFHL; encoded by the coding sequence GTGTCGAGGAGAAGCGTCGTGAAGGACGATCGAGGGTACCTCGTGGACGTCGTCGGCGCCTTGCGCACGGACCGGCTGCTTCTCACGGAGCAGGACGCGGCGCGACTGCGGGCGACTCTCGCCCGGGCGTCGCTCGAGTCCATGGCGTCGGCGGACGCGCGGGGCGAGAACGCGGTCGAGCTGCTCGCGACGGCGCTGCGCAGCGCGATCGTCGTACCGCCTGACCGCATACCCGCCGAAGTCGTGACGATGCGCTCGAGGCTCGTCCTCGAGGACGTCGCGAGCGGCGCGCGTCGCGAGGTGGTGCTCGTGTACCCGGAGGAGGAGCGGACGCACGAAGGCCATGTTTCGGTGCTCTCCCCAGTGGGCGTCGCGCTGCTCGGTCTCTCCGAAGGCGCGCTCGTCGGGTGGCCTCTCCCGAGCGGACGCACCGCGGTCCTGCAGGTCGAGTCGGTGCAGTACCAGCCCGAGGCCGTTGAGGAGTTTCACCTGTGA